The following are from one region of the Vicia villosa cultivar HV-30 ecotype Madison, WI unplaced genomic scaffold, Vvil1.0 ctg.000020F_1_1_3, whole genome shotgun sequence genome:
- the LOC131621971 gene encoding uncharacterized protein LOC131621971 — MGHLIACAYDMVCIDMTRYGFSETFFPLCTAPPPNSIDHTICVEWLAKSRHIVQVYLKLGCPIPPTSPEWNLHHTELAKMWSDVFVDRMHEFERLNNIDKMSNAEKSKLEPPIDLAGDSSFHVFI, encoded by the coding sequence AtgggacatcttattgcatgcgCATATGACATGGTATGCATTGACATGACGCGTTATGGTTTTTCGGAAACCTTTTTTCCGCTCTGCACTGCACCTCCTCCAAATTCAATTGATCATACTATATGTGTTGAATGGCTCGCCAAATCGCGTCATATtgtacaagtttacttgaaactGGGATGCCCCATACCACCTACGTCACCGGAATGGAATCTTCATCATACCGAACTTGCCAAGATGTGGTCAGATGTATTTGTTGATAGGATGCATGAATTCGAAAGATTGAACAATATCGATAAAATGTCGAATGcggaaaagtcaaaattggaaccaCCGATAGATTTAGCCGGCGACAGTTCTTTTCATGTATTTAtctag